ATCGGCGGGAAGAGCACCCATCCGACGCGACGCTCCCCGGGGGGCAACAGCCGGTCGAAGGCGACGAGATGCTTGAATTTCCGATTGCGAAACTCGGCCGGCCAGGATGCCAGCCCCAGATCGACAAAGTAGCCCTTGGCGGCCGGCAAGGTGATCCGTCCGTCGTAAACCATAGCCAGCGGCCGGTCGCCGGCAATGAAGTCTGCCAAAATCGCCGTAACCGCCAGTAGCGCCACCACCGCCAGGCCGACCATCGCCAGTCGGTTGCGACGGAATTGCCGGGCGACGAGCGCGAAGTAGGAAGCACGCCTGTGACGGCGACCGGGGCTTGATGCTGCCGGGGCGGGTGCAGGTGCGAGTGAGGTCATAGCAAGTCAAGATAATCATCAAGTCCTCGCCTTGCAAGCGGGCGGATCCCAATTCAGACGCATCGATCCTGCCGAATTCTACAAATAGCAAAGGCTGGTGTTGACCGCCAGCCCTTGTGCATACCAAGAACCCCTATCTGCGAGAGGTCTCCTTTTACCCCGGTCGGACCGGAACAAACGTTCGACGCCCCTCGCGCAGGACCCAGAACGGAATCGCCTTCTTACGCTCCTTCAGTTTCTCGACTGCAGCCTTGTAGTCCTCGAGCGAGGCGATCTCCATTCCACCTACTTCGACAATGACATCGCCGGGCGCGATCAAGCCGTCGGCGGGCGAATCTTCCAGGACTCCGGTAACGCGGACTCCTTTGGTCTGGTCCGGTTCCCAGGATTCATCGTCGCCGTCAGACTTGAGTGGCGCAACCTCGATGCCGAGCCAGTACCGGTCGCCGCGCAAGGCAGGGGGCGTTGCTGCGGCAATGTAGTCCCTCCGGTCGGCAAGTTTAATGCTCAGACTCTTTTCCCGGCCGCCTCGCAGGACGATGATGTCGAGGTTGTCGCCCGGAGGGTGATCGGCGATGCGGAATCGGAAGTCGGTTACATCCTCCACCGGCCGGCCGTCGAGCGCGATGATGATATCCCCGCCCTTCAGGCCGCCCTTGTCGGCAGGCGTCCCGACCTGAACGTCATCTACCATCACCCCTTTCACTTTCGCATCGACACCGAGCGCTTCCCGTTTCAGATCGTCCAGTTCGTTCGGCACTACGCCGAGATAACCGCGCTTTACTTCACCCGAAGCGATCAACTGGTTCATCACCTTACGGGCGAGGTTGATCGGAATCGCGAAGCCGATGCCCTGTCCTTGTGCATTGATAGCGGTATTGATGCCGACCACTCGTCCCTGAATATCGACCAGCGGTCCGCCCGAGTTGCCAAAGTTGATCGAGGCGTCGGTCTGGATAAAGTCCTGATACGACGGCCCGCCTTCGCCGCTGATGTTTAGCCCCGAGCGGCCTCGCGCCGAAATGACGCCGACCGTCACCGTCCAGTCGAGTCCGAAGGGGTTGCCCACCGCGATAGCCCAGTCGCCGATCCGGATGTCGTCGCTGTTGCCAAGATTGGCTACCATTTCGGATGGAATCGAGCCCTCGACCTTTATCAGCGCAACGTCGGTTTCGCGGTCGTTGCCGATCACCTTGGCCGGCATCGAGGTCTTATCGGAAAACTTCACTGTGATCGATGTCGCGTCGGAGATGACGTGGTTGTTGGTGAGGATGTAGCCTTCCGCGGAGACGATGATGCCCGAGCCGCCGCTCGTAACCTGAGGCACCCGTCCACGCGAACGTCCGCGCGGCGGTTGATTGAAGAATGGCCCCCAGTCGAACATGTCGAACGGCACGGCGGGATGTCCCGCAAGGGTCTTCTCGGCGGTGATGTTGACGACCGTCGGCTTGACGATCTCCGCAACCCGGACGAAGGGGCTTTCACCGTTTGCATTGACCAGCGGCGCAAGGCTGCTGCCGGACGCTGCTGGAAGCGCCGTCGGAGTCGTCGGTCCGGCGGTCAACCGGGTCGGTGTCTCCCACCCGGTAGCAAGCATGAATCCCGCGCCGAAGCAGACTGCAGCGAAGAGAAGTGTATAGAGTAACCGGCGAGGACCGGATTGACGGTAGATCATAGTCGTTCAAACTCGTGATTGAAGCGTGATGCGCAGTCACTTCAAATGGAAAAGTGCGCCTGCCTATACTTGGACGCTATAGAACTTGGTCGGTTCCCGCATCAAAGGGGGCAGTCGTCAACGCTCGCATCGAACGGGTTGTCTGTCGCCATCACATCCGGTGACTACCCTTGAGGCGTCTTGGACGTGCCGCCCTTGGCACCGCCCGGCTTGGGAGAGCTCTTCGGTTTGGCGGAGGATTTGACAGCCTTTTTCTTGACGGCAGCGCGGGGTGAGGCTTTGGCCGGTGCCTTGTCGCTGATGCGGGCGATAGCGGCGCGCTTGCTCTCGATCCCTTTCTCAAGTCCGGCGATGTCGCGCATCGCCTTCTGGATCGCTTTGTCGGAAAGGGGATTGCCTGGCGATGCCGAGTTTGCCATCGCAATGACCCGATCCCCGATCTCTTGCTTCAGGCGGTCGATCTGCCGCTTGAGCGACAGGATATCGAACTTCAACTTCCCAATCTTGGCCTGCTCTTCGATGAAGTCCG
The sequence above is drawn from the Calditrichota bacterium genome and encodes:
- a CDS encoding Do family serine endopeptidase, coding for MIYRQSGPRRLLYTLLFAAVCFGAGFMLATGWETPTRLTAGPTTPTALPAASGSSLAPLVNANGESPFVRVAEIVKPTVVNITAEKTLAGHPAVPFDMFDWGPFFNQPPRGRSRGRVPQVTSGGSGIIVSAEGYILTNNHVISDATSITVKFSDKTSMPAKVIGNDRETDVALIKVEGSIPSEMVANLGNSDDIRIGDWAIAVGNPFGLDWTVTVGVISARGRSGLNISGEGGPSYQDFIQTDASINFGNSGGPLVDIQGRVVGINTAINAQGQGIGFAIPINLARKVMNQLIASGEVKRGYLGVVPNELDDLKREALGVDAKVKGVMVDDVQVGTPADKGGLKGGDIIIALDGRPVEDVTDFRFRIADHPPGDNLDIIVLRGGREKSLSIKLADRRDYIAAATPPALRGDRYWLGIEVAPLKSDGDDESWEPDQTKGVRVTGVLEDSPADGLIAPGDVIVEVGGMEIASLEDYKAAVEKLKERKKAIPFWVLREGRRTFVPVRPG